Below is a window of Catalinimonas alkaloidigena DNA.
AGAAAATCGGTGGTGCGGTAAATCATGACGATGCCGCTGATCGCGTACACGGCCATCACGCCCGCCAGAAAAAAGCCGAGGTACCGGTGAATAATCCGCATGAGCATCGAAGTCGATGGTTTGGTTTCCATGTTGAGCAAAATGAAATGAAGACAGAGATAAAGAAATGGTTTTGAGGATCGGGTTGTCCCAAGAAGCGCGCAAAGATACACAGCGAACCGACTCGATGCGGATCGGGTGCGTGCGGTATGAACATCCGGGCGTTAGAGGAACATGCGGCCCGAACGTTTAATGCCCAACGAAAAAAATGGTCAGGAGAGGGGCGGGAGACAAGAGAATTACGGGTTGAGTTGCCAGAGGGCGTAGGTCCACAGCACGTCGTACAGTACCCAGACGGCGTAACACGTGACGAGCCAACCCGAAAGCCGTTCGTGGTGGCGCAGCGTCCAGGCGAGCCAAAGCACCGGAATCAGAAAAAGAAGGATGCCGACAAACCCGTTCCACGTGCTGCGCATCCCCAGGAAAGCAAAATTCCATGCCTCGTTGCCGACCAGCACCGCAAGCGTAAGCAGCAGTGCCTGCCGACGGACCCGGGCTTCCTGAATCCGGGTCAGCACGCGGTACA
It encodes the following:
- a CDS encoding TspO/MBR family protein — translated: MHSALPSRHSRRRALGTAIGVCFVLALLGNVFTGDALETWYLPLQKPDFLIPLWAFTAIGLLYYVLFGVVLYRVLTRIQEARVRRQALLLTLAVLVGNEAWNFAFLGMRSTWNGFVGILLFLIPVLWLAWTLRHHERLSGWLVTCYAVWVLYDVLWTYALWQLNP